From Xanthomonas sp. 10-10:
GTGTCCTGCCGGACAAATTCCTGCACAGGCAGGCGGTGGACCTACCTCATGCGGACCGATACCTCAGGGATACTATAAAAACAACCCATCTCCGCGCCCTACTGGAAAATGGATTAAAACTTGGGGCGCTATTGCATTAGGAACTATAGATGGGGTTCCGAATTACGGTGTACCGACGGGATTAGCTAGCGAAGCCTCCGCAAAAAAAGAAGCTCTTGCAAGGTGCACAAAGCTAGGCGCAAACAACTGCCATATTGTTGCAACTTACCGAAACCAATGTACAGCCATAGGTGAACCGCAAAGCGACGGACGACCGAATCCAGATGGCTACGTTCAATTCGCGCGACAACCAGGCAAAGAAAACGCGGTTAAAGAGGCCTTAGAAAGTTGCGAAAGGAGAAATCCAACAATGCAATGCAAGGTCATCTACTCTGCATGCTCAGAGCCAATTTTTGAAGAATTCTGATTTTCTCAATTCAGCATCTTGATTGCCAATCACCTCGCGCCACTGAGTCAATTAAGCAAAGATTCCCAAGCGAGTAGCCAAAGGCATCAATGGATTGATGGGCAACGATGGGGAAGGCCTTAAGTCGCAAGCCTTGCAGCAGGGCGGCATCGGCTTACTGCTGACCACCCTCATCATCACCATGCCTACCGTCGCGGCAGCGCTATGGCAGGGAAGCATGGGAACGTTTATGGCGTACTCGGCGTTTGGTACCGCTGGTGCCAGCAATGCTTCTCCGGGGCCTCAGGGGCAGCCACCAGGGTCTTATACGCCGTCGCAAAAACCGAGAGATGGTGCAACGCATGAGCAAATGAACATGCCGGACCTAAATGCTGGGCGAGTTTCCGGCGGCACCACTGCCACATCTAGCCCCGCAGCCCCCGGTTCGCGTAGGATCGCGCCGACTAACGACACCAATCGGCTCGTCGAGCTTTTCTTTGCAGAGAATTACTAATGCTTAAAGCTACAATAATGCTTCTGGGGATAGCCCTGTCTTTTCCGGCATTTGCAGAGCAAGGCTGCCCGGCTGGCCAGTATCCAATTGGAGGACAGGGAGCGATCTCATGTGCACCTATTCCGCAAGACCGACCCACAGTCACGCAGCCTCGTCCTACTGGAAAGTGGCTAAAGACTTGGGGCGCAGTCGCAGTAGGTGTACTAGATGCTACACCTCGATACGGTGTCCCAGTTGGACTTGCTTCAGAAGCTGAAGCAAAACGAGAGGCGATGGCGCGCTGCAACAGGTCGGGCGCTCAAGGCTGCCGAATAGGAGCGACTTTTAGAAATCAGTGCATGGCTATTGGCGAACCTCAAGTTGATGGTTTGCCAAAGCCCGATGGAATTATTCAATTCTCAGGACAACCCACGGAAGGAAAGGCGAGCGCCGAGGCACTACGTAGATGCATGAAGGAAAATCCCGGTGCTCAGTGCAAGGTTATTCACACAGCCTGTTCCGAGCAAGTTTTTCAAGAGTTTTGAGAATTTAGACCGTAACATGCTTGGAGGCTGTCGTTTAGCCACCGGTCAGTCGCAGGAATTGGCCATAGCAGTGATGGGCAAGACGGCCAGGATCGCGTCTTCAACACTTAGGCTGGAGGCTAATTTGAAAATTTCAGCGCTCTGGGTTGCCAAAGGCATCACCGGGCTGATGGGTAACAATACGGAAGGCGTGAGCTCGCAAGCCTTGCAGCAAGGTGGTATCGGCTTACTGCCGACTACCCTCATCATCACCATGCCTACCGTCGCGGCAGCGCTCTGGCAGGGAAGCATGGGAACGTTTATGGCGTACTCGGCGTTTGGTACCGCTGGTGCTAGCAGTGCTGCACCCGGGCCACAGGGACAGCCACCGGGGTCGTATGTTCCCCAGCATGGCGGAAGTAACACCTCTACTCCAGAAACCTCACGCCAGATGCCAAGTGGTCATAATTACTCAGGATCACTACAAACCTCCACGCCGCAAGAAGGTAGCGGTTCGAGGAGTGCAGCCAATAACAACAGCCGCTTCACTTGAGCGAAATAGTTATGAGAATCCACTTTACACTCCTCTTACTAGTTTTGATTATTTGCTTTTCACCTCTAGCGAAGGCTGAAGGCGGGTGCCCGGCGGGGCAATACCCAATTGGGGGTCAAGGAGCAATCGCATGCGCCCCAATCTCACAGGGAAGTGCTCAGCAAGAATCTCGCCCAAGTGGAAAGTGGATAAAAACATGGGGGGCGATTGCCATGGGTTCAATCGATTCGACTACGAGCTATGGGGTTACCTCGGGCAAAATCTCGAAATCAGAAGCGGAACAGGATGCTCTAAGACGCTGCGCATCTCATGGCGAGGATAATTGTGAAATTGCGCTTTCTTATGAAAATCAGTGCGCAGTCATTGCCGAACCACAAATCGATGGAAAACCTCTTTCTCAAGGATTTGTAAGATTCACCGGCGCTGCAACGATCTCAAAGGCGAGTGGGATAGCATTAAGAAACTGCAAAAGCGAGAACGCCGCTACCGCTAACATCGAATGTAAAATTGTATATAGGAATTGCACAGAACAATTTTTTCAAGAATTCTGATTCTATTATTTTTTGTATTGGATATGGAAAGTAGCTTGCAATCCAATAGGTGCAAGACGGCGTCAACGTTACTCATGATAGCCGCAGCCATCATCACGATGCCAACCGTTGCGGCAGCGCTGTGGCGAGGAAGCATGAGCAGCTTCATGCACTTCTCAGCATTTGGCGGAGGTGGAGCTTCGTCACCTGGTCCACAAGGGCAGCCCGCAGGGTCTTATATCCTCACCAACGAGGAAATGATGGGCCAAGAAACAATGATCAAACAGAAATGCGCGATTTAAGTGCCGTACGAACATCGGGAGTTTCTGGCAGCACTCCAGCATTAGCTGCGCCCGGATCGCGCGGAGCAGCAAATGCTACCGATAATAGTCGAGTCGTTTGAGCGCACTCCAAAGAGAATATATGATCATACGGACGATAACGTTACTTTTCAGCCTACTGGCAGCCACCTCAGCAATGGCAGAGGAGGGCTGTCCAGCTGGACAAATTCCCGCACAAGCTGGGGCAGGAGTTACCTCTTGCGGGCCTATTCCTCAAGGATATTATCAACAAAACAAAAACCAGCCCCCACGCCCAGCAGGAAAGTGGCTAAAAACCTGGGGTGCGGTTGCAGTTGGTATATTGGACGACAAACCCCTGTATGCCGTACCGGTTGGTCTCGCCTCAGAAGACGCAGCAAAAAAAGAAGCTTTGGATAGATGCAACAAGTCAGGCGCCAAGGGGTGTCGGCCCTCGACGACTTTTCGTAATCAATGCATGTCCATAGGTGAACCTCAAATCGAAGGATCGCCAAAACCTGATGGTATTATTGAGTTTTCAAGGCAGCCTACCGAACAGCTTGCAAAAGGCGCAGCCCTTCGTGGATGCAGCGAGGAAAATCCAGGCGCTGAGTGCAAAATAATTCACACCGCTTGTTCTGAGCAAATTTTTGAGAAGTTTTGAATTATTTTAAATGGAACACAGACTCATAGAACGGCCGGAATGGCTATGAAATAGTATGCGTTTAGCCATCCTACTCTTGTCTCCGCTTACATTTCAGGCAAAATCACGATAATTGCAAATTCCCCATAGCTTTTCGGCGTCTAGCCAAGGGATTTCTTCGGGAACGTTTTACAGCCTAGACTGATCACAGTACGTATGCATTAGTGTGACTTCGGCCATCGTGCTCAAGCTCGCCACCAAGGTCGCCATCGCGCTCTGGGTTGCCAAAGGCATCACCGGGCTGATGGGTAACAATACGGAAGGCCTGAGCTCGCAAGCCTTGCAACAAGGCGGTACCAGCTTGCTGCTGGCCACCCTCATCATCCCATGCCCACTATTGCGGTAGCACTGTGGCAGGGAAGCATGGGAATGTTTATGGCGTACTCGGCATTTGGTACCGCTGGTGCTAGCAGTGCTGCACCCGGGTCACAGGGACAGCCGCCTGGGTCTTACACACCAGCGCGCAGTGATGATGGAGCCAGATCTACCCCAGAATCTCGACCAGCAGACCTGAGTGCCGGCCGAGTTTCGGGATCCTCTGCCAGTAGTGCTGTCACGGCTGCAGCTGGTTCGCGAGGTTATCAAATTCAGGTACAGACAACCGAATCGCCTAAGAGCTGATTAGAAGGTAGCGCCGATGTTGAGACTATTATTTATTTTTTTTCTAATAATTCCTTGTTCCGCATTAGCGGAACAAGGCTGTCCATCCGGGCAATACCCAATTGGCGGTCAGGGCGCAGTTGCATGTGCTCCTATACCTCAATCCACTCAACAGTCGCGACCTCGCCCAAGCGGAAAATGGATTAAGACTTGGGGTGCTATTGCGCTAGGAACTATTGATGGGGTTCCGAATTACGGCGTGCCAACGGGATTACCTAGCGAATCTTCCGCAAAAAAAGAAGCTCTTGCAAGATGTACGAAGCTAGGCGCAGACAACTGCAACATTGTTGTTACTTATCGCAACCAATGTACAGCAATAGGTGAACCTCAGAGTAATGGGAAGCCAGATCCGAACGGATATGTTCAGTTCGCACGACAACCAGGCCAAGAAAACGCAATTAAAGAAGCTTTAAAAATTTGCGAAAGGAGAAATCCTACAATGCAATGCAAGGTTATTTATTCTGCATGCTCAGAGCCAATTTTTGAAGAGTTCTAGGAACTCTATAGATAACACCAACGTGTAAATTGATTTATTGCACGCGAGCACGACTTATAACAGAATTGAAAATCTGCCAGAGACCAAGCTCGTTATGCAGCACCTATTTATAAAAACCCTACTCTGCTTTGCCCTACTTTTTTGACAGGTTGCAACCCTATGAACGCTGCCTATGCAAAACCTGATAATACCGTGGCCGATTGGCCCTTAAAGTTTGTACGGCATAGCTTCGGCGCCGCCTGCTATTCGACGTATGGATGCAAGGTCCGCTACAACAATTTCCTGTTCATTGATGACCCGGATGACAAGCTCGAAGTGTCATCCAACGCATGCAAGGTCTGCTACAACATGGCCGCGAGCCGAAAGAGCGCCACACCCATTGCATGGGCCAGCTGGGGGCGTGTCCGAACATGTCAGCTTGCTGATTTTTCGAATGACAGGGCAGTATCGTGCATGGGCCGCATTGGATCAGGCGGGGTTGTTCGAGGTGTCCTTTGAACCTATGCTGGTCCTGGGAAGTTCGCGTCGCCGCACTAGTGCGATGTCGGGATCAGCGAATCGCCCAATCCGGGCCAAAACTGCATTTCCTCGATTGCGCAATGCGCACAGGCAGCGACAGCATTTCCAATGAATCCCAAGATTATCGGTCGTTTCGCTTTCATCCTCATGCCCCTTCTCCTTGCAGGATGCAAACCCATAACTACCCCATCCTCAAAAGCCGACGCGACGACCAGCGATCCGACTTACCGGAAGAACCCGCATCCGACGCAAGCGTACCGGATCACGATGACAATCGAGGATGCGCCGGGGCCGTTCGAGTGGGTCTCGGGTACGGCGTTCTACCAGATGACCAACCACACGCAATGCACGCCAATCGAACCCGTTGCCGGCGTGTGGAACAAGTCTGGTGAAGACGGAGTTCCCATCCACTTTGAGAGGATAAATGCATCCACGTATGTTGGCACGGTCTATGCCGACGGCATGGTAGATGCGGACTATTATGGCAAGGGGACGTGTTATTTTGAGTTAGACGGAGTTGGAATCTCCCTGAAAGCTTCCGAAAAGCATGAAGACACACGCTTTCAGCCCGCCCTGTTTAAGGACGAGATTTACAGCAAAGCTCCAAAGGCTACCTACTTTTGGAAAGGACGCTACCCGAAGGAAGATGTAGAGAACTTCCCTGACAGCGGCAGATCAAGAATCGACCAATTCAATGACAATGCCCGTAATGACATCTTCAAAGTCACCCTGACTACTGAAAAGGTGACCCGATGAGCCTTACGAGCCAGCAATATGCCGCTCTCTCTGACGATGTTTATCAGGAGCCGCGAGAAACAGGCCCGGTTAGTCGCCCTGTAAATATTGGCGGCATTACCTACAAGCGCCTCGAGTATGTAGACAGCCCTTCAGGCTATCAAGGCATGGTCTACCAGCGGATCGATACCAACGAGATCATCGTCGCCCATCGTGGCACCGAGACTGAGCGCGAGCTTAAGCAGGA
This genomic window contains:
- a CDS encoding DUF4189 domain-containing protein; its protein translation is MHKIILILFLLNFIDIATAEEGCPAGQIPAQAGGGPTSCGPIPQGYYKNNPSPRPTGKWIKTWGAIALGTIDGVPNYGVPTGLASEASAKKEALARCTKLGANNCHIVATYRNQCTAIGEPQSDGRPNPDGYVQFARQPGKENAVKEALESCERRNPTMQCKVIYSACSEPIFEEF
- a CDS encoding DUF4189 domain-containing protein, whose protein sequence is MLLGIALSFPAFAEQGCPAGQYPIGGQGAISCAPIPQDRPTVTQPRPTGKWLKTWGAVAVGVLDATPRYGVPVGLASEAEAKREAMARCNRSGAQGCRIGATFRNQCMAIGEPQVDGLPKPDGIIQFSGQPTEGKASAEALRRCMKENPGAQCKVIHTACSEQVFQEF
- a CDS encoding DUF4189 domain-containing protein, whose amino-acid sequence is MGSIDSTTSYGVTSGKISKSEAEQDALRRCASHGEDNCEIALSYENQCAVIAEPQIDGKPLSQGFVRFTGAATISKASGIALRNCKSENAATANIECKIVYRNCTEQFFQEF
- a CDS encoding DUF4189 domain-containing protein, whose amino-acid sequence is MIIRTITLLFSLLAATSAMAEEGCPAGQIPAQAGAGVTSCGPIPQGYYQQNKNQPPRPAGKWLKTWGAVAVGILDDKPLYAVPVGLASEDAAKKEALDRCNKSGAKGCRPSTTFRNQCMSIGEPQIEGSPKPDGIIEFSRQPTEQLAKGAALRGCSEENPGAECKIIHTACSEQIFEKF
- a CDS encoding DUF4189 domain-containing protein, yielding MLRLLFIFFLIIPCSALAEQGCPSGQYPIGGQGAVACAPIPQSTQQSRPRPSGKWIKTWGAIALGTIDGVPNYGVPTGLPSESSAKKEALARCTKLGADNCNIVVTYRNQCTAIGEPQSNGKPDPNGYVQFARQPGQENAIKEALKICERRNPTMQCKVIYSACSEPIFEEF